Within Homo sapiens chromosome 2, GRCh38.p14 Primary Assembly, the genomic segment CATATAGTAACTTCCCTAACTTTTGAATGTTATAAAGTGTTACCCTAGTTTCAGACATATGTTTCAAACTTACATCTTTTCAGTGTTTCAGCACTTTTATGATTTATTGAATCAGTAAGATTTCTTAAAGATAATCAAGTTATGTATGGGAAAGCTTATCTTTCCCTTATTCTGTTCTCATTGCTTTAGCCTTATGCCAGCCTGGACCATCTTGGAGGCAGTGTAGGATCATGGAAGAACTTTGAATTAGGTGAATTGCATTCTGTACTTTTCTGTAGTTAACAGCTTTGTAACCTTTGACCAGTTAATAACCTTTTTAGCCTTGACTTGGATGATCTGTGAAGTGATGGTAACAACCTCACAGAGCTGTGACAATTTTGAAATAAGTACCTAGTAACAGTGCTCCCTAGACATTGACTTAAAGTTAGTCATCACCTCTATAGTTGTAGATGCACCTGGTGATCACAGACCTACTCACTCTGTGTTCTCAAACCAGACTACTCTCTTCTTGTTTTCTAATTGCCCCTTTATCTACTTGTATCCCACTGAAACCTCACAATTCTTTTCTGAAATTATACATGCTCAGAACGTATACTTAACATTTATGCTAAACCTTTTTTCTCACCTCTCTGCCAGTGCTTTACAtcattcattttctgaaattccactttccattttctttttccacaccAGCCATAAGAGAAGTGACACTATTCTTTGGCCTTGGCTAATAGGTTTACTTCCTTGGCTCACTGCTTTAAAATCTTCTTAGCTTAGGCATGCCTGTTTATTTGTTCAGTGTGTGAACTTTGGATCTTTTTGTTCAGGATCAGCTATTTCACACATCGAGTACTACAAAGCAGAGATTACATAAATACGTATACAAATTGTTCTCTATGACACCCCCCAAGTAGGTGCTAACATGATTATTATAATGCATTTGTTATCCTTTTCTATTTGCTCCTAGGTTTTTAGaacttcagccataaaaatgggcagAATTTTCCTTGATCATATCGGTGGTACCCGTCTGTTTTCTTGTGCAAACTGTGATACGATCCTGACCAACCGCTCAGAACTCATCTCCACTCGTTTCACAGGCGCCACTGGCAGAGCATTTCTTTTTAACAAGGTTAGTGAGAAAAAGTTTGATTCCTAAGTGGGCTTATTGGCTGTATTTGACAGCAACACCAGAATACCCCCTCAGAGCTTAGAGATACCAGGAAGAGTCAGAATGAGAGCTTGAAATCTACAGAAATGATTGCCCACTAGCTCGTCTTTGATGGGACCTTAGGAAGGTGTTACTAGGATGTGATTTTAACCTTGGAAGTTTGAagaagtaggctgggcacagtggctcatgcctgtaatcccagcactttgggaggccgaggtgggcagatcacgaggtcaggagttcaagaccagcctggccaacatggtgaaacaccatttttactaaaaatacaaaaattagctgggcgtggtggtgtgtgcctctagtcccagctactcgggaggctgaggcaggagaaacacttgaacctgggaggcggaggttgtggtgagccgagatagcgccactgcactccagcctaggcaacagagtgagactcagtctcaaaaaaaaaaaaaagtataaagaagtgTGATCTCTGTTGCCTCAGGAAATGTTCAGTGTAAGAATTTGGTAGCAACTTCAGCACAGACTATGGAAGGAACAGGTCAAGATACCCACCTCCCTTTCTCCACATGTCACTGGTTTATCCATATAGGGAGATGGTGGCGTTAAACTATTATAACTTGACAGCGAATAACGATCATCTAACCAACTTTTCATGCTCTAATTCATGCTCACCAATCATCCTTCCATGGATTTGCTGACAGGAAGAGTGTTTTTCTGATTTGCAAGTGTGTGCCCAGTCTGCCTGTCTCTCTAATTTCTGGCTTGCTTTCAAATTGGATGCCGTGATTCTGCCTCCCGGAATCTGGTATATAATAGAAAAGTTGAATTTCCAAGTATTTTAGGCTAAGGAACATAGCTAGTCTAGGGTACTGTTCTTAGAAGATCAGATGAACTTCCCCAGTGGGCACTCCTCTGTTCCATGTAGAAGCAGCTTTTCTCAGAATTGATGGCTCATACTCTTTGACATTTATTTTGGTACAGAGGAGGGCACACTGCAGCAGGACAGCTGCCTGTTTTGGTAAATGTAATGGAACACAGCTCTGCTTGTGCATTACGTATTGTCTACAGCTTCTTTCATGCTACAGTGCCAGAGTTAAAAAGTTGCAGCAAAGACCACATAGCCGTCAAAGCCAGAAATAtgtactatctggccctttacagaaaaggaaagtgtAGAAGATTGTTGGGTATTCAGAATCAGTGGAAATTCATTACACATTGTCTCAGACCCACTTCATTGTGTTCATTGTCTTTGAATTCACTTTAAAACTATGTACTGCAGATGTATGGTCTTTAGTAGGCTTAATCTGTCCCAgtctatatatacagtatattttCAGAAACAAACTGACAGACTGTTTTATGGAATAACTATGGTGCATTAGGTTCTTTTACATGGATTGTATTATTTGCACTCATCATTGAATAATGATGAATTACTACAACTGGACCCAAACCTACATTTTATGGCTCCAATTCCAGGACTTTTTCTTACCTGCAACACAGAAATGTAACTAGTATGTTTAAATAGTGTGACTTAGGCTAGTACGGTAGTGCATGATTGCATTAGATGTCTAGTGTAGTGCAATTTCCAGATGTCTGCCTGCCCCAGCAGCTTCTAATAAATAAGTCTTGCGTATTATAGGTTTGACTAAACTAACaagttctttctccttttctgaagTTGCTGTTGCATTAACCATAATATTTTGTACATACTTGGCAAATAACTAACATGCCTTGCAATTTTGATTTTCCTTGTCCCTTGTTAGGTAGTTAACCTGCAGTACAGTGAAGTTCAAGATCGGGTCATGCTCACTGGCCGCCACATGGTTCGAGATGTGAGCTGCAAAAACTGCAATAGCAAACTGGGATGGATCTATGAGTTTGCCACTGAAGACAGCCAGCGATATAAGGAAGGCCGCGTGATCCTGGAACGTGCTCTAGTTCGAGAGAGTGAGGGCTTTGAGGAGCATGTACCATCTGATAACTCTTGAAGATACAGAGAGAAATCCATCTTTTCCCAGGTCTCCTtcactgaaaacaaaaatctacTTACATACACTGTCACCTTAGCATCAGAGTCGGATTAATGAACTGCGGAACAAGAGGTTGTGAGAATCTAAGATggaacctttctttctttctttctttttttttaaattttgtattttccatccaacagcagtgtgtagagagaatATTATGCAGATGCCGTTAATTTTTTACCCTATGTTTACATCTTGAGGCAGCAGAGTCTGTCTGCAGCTATGTGGTGAGCTatgtaaggaaaaaaatctggGCTGTTAGAGTGAAAAAGTGTGTTTTATGTcaattgtgaaaggaaaatgttaGGAGTATGGTTTTTAAACTTGGgcttcattttaaacttttttttttaaacccagttATTTCACTTGATTTGCTAGCTTCAGAGAAGAGATCCGAATCTGTGCCCAGCGCTAAAGGCTCAGTGTTAGCATGGCTTGTGCTGGCCGGTGTGCCATATTCTTGTTGGAGATGAACCGTAGCACCAGAGCCCATTCTTCCTTGTCAGTCTTGGCCCAAAGATGTCACCATTCCTAGTTATTTGTCACCACATAATTGGTGTTGATTGGAAACTTTTTCTGAGATGGGACAGAACTGCTGGGTTGTCTTTTTCCATGTAACTTAAGCatagtaatataaataaagtaataGTTGGATGCTTTTGGTCCTGTGTTGCTTTTAAAAACACCTTATAAAAGAGGAGAGTATTTGATAAGCAATTTTCATAGTAGTAAAgttttttttcatctcttaaaCTAAATTGACCATGCATATAATATTCTTTGTTTAAATGAAAGCATACTGTTGAAACCCGCAGTGTTGCATTTAGAAAACAGTTGAACAGAATGTCAATGTGCATTCATGCAAAAAAACATTTAATCTGCATCTGTtttagaaaagggggaaatgaagCAACTTGTCTAAAAATACTGCTTTACAAAGCATTTCAGCCTTTCCCCCTCagttttgcattgattttttgaCAAGTCTGTAGAGCCTAATAGTTTCCATCAAAGGCCTAGATCTcttatttagcatttttttcagcTCTTCTCTCAGAAGTTCAGCTGTTGAAACGAAAACTGTACTTTGTACCCTCACATACAAAGGGATCAAATTTGACCTGGTGTTATTTTAGCCCCAAATTTATGACATTAcacaatattaaaatgtaaatgtttctttACCCAAACTACTTCTAGATATTCTAGTATTTGCTTCTGGTGGAATTAAATGACGGTAAAATTGGCTaattatttgaatgaatgaatggatggatgttTTGCATGCTCAATTTCTAGGTCCTTTGTCTAGAAAGGAAATTTGCCTCAGTTGAATTAGTGAAATATTTCTGTCGTTGATATTAAAAGTGACTTCTGAGTACAGTTAAGTTCCTCCTATTTGCCACTGGGCTGTTGGTTAGAAGCATAGGTAACTGATTAAGTAGGTATGATACTGCATTTGAAATAAGTGGACACAAACTATCCTTTCTCCACCATGGACTCAATCTGAGAACAACAgcattcatttccattcatttccatacTGGCTTTTGATTATATGCAGATTCCTAGTAGCATGCCTTACCTACAGCACTATGTGCATTTGCTGTCacaataaagtatattttgtctTGCATTGATGCAGTACTGCTGCTTATTTTCCACTGATCTTGTCTAGTGATCATCTTAATTTTTATCTCTGAACACATACTTGGTATCTTTGAGTACCTGTAGCTTTCTTCATTTGGCAATGATAGTGATGTCTGACTTGATTAACTGCCTAATTCACACATGAAGACATTGACTTTGCCAGTATTAACTTCTCTGAGATCATTTTGCCTTAGATACTGATAACTATAGTTcagtatatataaacaaaaaaatttcatattACTAGGTTAACTTTTAGGTAACTGGCAGGTACCAGCAGCAAGCTcctctgtgccttttaaaaacttccatttgcaaaaaaaaaaaaaatatatattggaaGGTCTACTTTGGATTATTTACAGAAAACcattgttattttgagatggggataCTAATTAATAGGAATGATTTTTGCTTTGGGGTGGGAGAGTTAAACAAGTAGAGGTGAACTTAGAACTAAGTAGGTTACTGAGGAATATACAGATTTAAGCTTTTTTTCCCCTGACCGAAGAGGAAAATTCTTCCTCTTAGTCTTAGGTGACAGTAACCGTAAGTTGTTTTGATCTTAAAGTGCTTTTATTTAGACTCTCAAGTGAACATTcctggtaaaaataattttagtaattatGTGAAGATTTAAGTTACAGTTAGGAGTTGTTACTTTGGGATTGGAGGAGAAAAATATCAGTACCATCTGTTTCCTAAATTTGCCTACTCATAAAGTCATATAGGATGTTTAAATCAGAGTCTGGGCCCAAGCCCAGGCTTAAGTCAGTCAACAGGTAATTTTTGGTGGGGCAGAATTAAGAAACTACCAGTTGTAAAATATTCAGACATGTTTATGATGATTCATTTCTAAACATCAGTTATAAAAAAATCTCAGTTTAAACAGATATCCACTAATTGTTCATCTGTTTAACACCTGTTTCCT encodes:
- the YPEL5 gene encoding protein yippee-like 5 isoform X1 yields the protein MGRIFLDHIGGTRLFSCANCDTILTNRSELISTRFTGATGRAFLFNKVVNLQYSEVQDRVMLTGRHMVRDVSCKNCNSKLGWIYEFATEDSQRYKEGRVILERALVRESEGFEEHVPSDNS